In Nostoc sp. UHCC 0926, a single genomic region encodes these proteins:
- a CDS encoding Uma2 family endonuclease, which produces MQNTESTLKLRLWTVEEYHRMAEAGIFGADERVELLEGKIIWMIAKGTAHRSAVGRTDYLLKNRLGNRAWVSIQDPVKLNERSEPEPDIAVVKVDPLDYADHHPTPREVYLIIEVADSSLKLDCQTKAKAYSQAGITDYWVLDVVSRQLYVFREPTQDGYQSEVILAEDATISPLEFPDLSIAVLEILPPITES; this is translated from the coding sequence ATGCAAAACACAGAATCGACGTTAAAACTTCGCCTGTGGACAGTTGAAGAATACCACCGGATGGCTGAGGCTGGGATATTTGGTGCAGATGAACGTGTAGAACTCTTAGAAGGGAAGATAATCTGGATGATTGCCAAAGGCACAGCCCATCGGTCAGCAGTTGGGAGAACAGATTACTTACTGAAAAACAGATTAGGAAATCGGGCTTGGGTATCTATTCAAGACCCAGTAAAGTTAAATGAACGATCTGAACCGGAACCGGATATTGCTGTCGTTAAAGTAGATCCGCTGGATTATGCTGACCATCATCCCACCCCAAGAGAAGTTTATCTGATTATTGAGGTAGCAGATAGCAGCCTGAAATTAGACTGCCAAACCAAAGCTAAAGCCTACTCCCAAGCGGGAATTACAGATTATTGGGTGCTAGATGTAGTTAGTCGTCAATTGTACGTCTTTCGGGAACCAACTCAGGATGGCTATCAAAGTGAAGTGATTTTGGCAGAAGATGCGACTATTTCACCTTTAGAGTTTCCTGATTTGAGCATTGCGGTTTTGGAAATATTACCGCCTATAACTGAATCTTAG
- a CDS encoding sulfate/molybdate ABC transporter ATP-binding protein produces the protein MGIVVENVSKQFGSFKAVDQVSLEIKSGSLVALLGPSGSGKSTLLRLISGLEMPDSGKILLTGKDATYQSVQQRNIGFVFQHYALFKHLTVRQNIAFGLEIRKAQPKRIKGRVEQLLELVQLTGLGDRYPSQLSGGQRQRVALARALAVEPEVLLLDEPFGALDAKVRKDLRAWLRRLHDEVHVTTVFVTHDQEEAMEVSDEVVVMNKGRVEQVGTPAEIYDNPATAFVMSFIGPVNVLPSTSKIFQSSGFDTPHPQVFLRPQDVILEKVANGTTTPATVSRLVHLGWEIQVELTFDDGQVVTAHLTRDRFNDLELEPKQRVYVKPKDAKSFPLSYSI, from the coding sequence GTGGGCATAGTAGTTGAGAATGTCTCCAAACAATTCGGGAGTTTCAAGGCAGTTGATCAGGTCAGCCTGGAAATTAAGAGTGGTTCGCTGGTTGCGTTGCTTGGGCCATCCGGATCAGGTAAATCTACGCTACTACGGTTAATTTCAGGTTTAGAAATGCCAGATAGCGGCAAAATCCTGCTTACCGGTAAGGATGCTACATATCAAAGTGTGCAACAGCGGAATATTGGGTTTGTGTTTCAGCACTATGCTCTATTCAAGCATCTGACCGTCAGGCAAAATATTGCTTTTGGCTTAGAAATTCGTAAGGCACAGCCAAAGAGGATTAAGGGAAGGGTAGAACAGTTACTAGAATTGGTGCAATTGACTGGACTAGGCGATCGCTATCCATCACAACTTTCTGGTGGTCAAAGACAACGGGTAGCATTAGCAAGGGCACTGGCAGTAGAACCGGAAGTATTGCTGCTAGATGAACCCTTTGGCGCACTTGATGCTAAAGTTCGTAAAGACTTACGGGCATGGTTACGCCGCCTCCATGATGAGGTTCATGTTACCACGGTTTTCGTCACCCACGACCAAGAGGAAGCAATGGAAGTTTCCGATGAAGTTGTGGTCATGAATAAAGGGCGTGTGGAACAGGTGGGGACACCAGCAGAAATTTATGATAATCCTGCCACCGCATTTGTAATGAGCTTCATTGGCCCAGTGAACGTATTACCTAGCACCTCGAAGATTTTTCAAAGTAGCGGGTTTGATACGCCACACCCACAAGTATTTTTGCGTCCGCAAGATGTGATTTTGGAAAAAGTTGCCAACGGTACCACTACACCTGCAACAGTGAGCCGATTGGTACATTTGGGTTGGGAAATTCAGGTGGAATTAACTTTCGATGATGGACAAGTAGTGACGGCGCATTTAACACGCGATCGCTTTAATGACTTAGAGTTAGAACCGAAACAGCGAGTGTATGTGAAGCCAAAGGACGCGAAGTCCTTCCCACTGTCTTATTCAATTTAG
- a CDS encoding HAD family hydrolase, with translation MATIKCGNITFDNIQAILFDKNGTLEDSETYLRSLAQRAARLIDAQVPGIGEPLLMAFGVNGSSLNPAGLIAVASRRETEVASAAYIAETGRGWFESLKIARQALDEAEKYIEQTPSPLFVGSLDLLKYLREGDLKLGILSAATTKEVHNFVVNHQLNDYIQLEMGVDEGPSKPDPVLFLQACQALEVEPGATLMVGDSVGDMQMARNAKAAGCIGITWVGKSDNVRGADVVINQLDEIQILKD, from the coding sequence GTGGCAACTATTAAATGTGGAAACATCACTTTTGATAATATCCAGGCAATTTTATTTGACAAAAATGGTACTCTGGAAGATTCAGAAACATATTTGCGATCGCTCGCACAAAGGGCAGCGAGGTTGATAGACGCTCAAGTTCCCGGTATTGGGGAACCGCTATTAATGGCATTTGGCGTCAATGGTAGTAGCCTAAATCCAGCAGGTTTGATAGCAGTGGCGAGTCGCCGCGAAACAGAAGTTGCATCTGCGGCATATATTGCCGAAACTGGAAGAGGATGGTTTGAGTCCTTAAAAATAGCCCGTCAAGCTTTGGATGAAGCGGAGAAATACATTGAACAAACTCCTTCACCGCTGTTTGTGGGTAGTTTAGACTTGTTGAAATACCTACGGGAAGGGGATTTGAAACTTGGCATCCTTTCAGCTGCGACAACTAAAGAAGTACATAACTTTGTAGTGAATCACCAATTAAATGATTATATCCAATTGGAAATGGGAGTAGACGAGGGGCCCAGTAAACCAGATCCAGTGCTATTTTTGCAAGCTTGTCAAGCCTTGGAAGTGGAACCAGGCGCTACATTGATGGTGGGTGATTCAGTTGGTGATATGCAAATGGCGCGTAATGCTAAAGCCGCAGGTTGTATTGGTATCACTTGGGTGGGTAAGTCGGATAACGTCCGAGGTGCGGATGTGGTGATTAATCAACTTGATGAAATCCAGATTTTAAAAGATTAA
- the chlP gene encoding geranylgeranyl reductase, which yields MTLRVAVIGSGPAGSSAAETLAASGIETYLFERKLDNAKPCGGAIPLCMVSEFDLPPEIIDRRVRKMKMISPSNREVDINLVNEEEYIGMCRREVLDGFLRDRAAKVGANLINATVHKLDIPGNNTDPYTIHYVDHTEGISQGIAKTLKVDLIIGADGANSRVAKEMDAGDYNYAIAFQERIRLPEDKMAYYNDLAEMYVGDDVSTDFYAWVFPKYDHVAVGTGTMQVNKASIKQLQAGIRARASEKLAGGKIIKVEAHPIPEHPRPRRVVGRIALVGDAAGYVTKSSGEGIYFAAKSGRMCAETIVEASNSGSRIPTEDDLKVYLKRWDKRYGLTYKVLDILQTVFYRSNATREAFVEMCDDLDVQRLTFDSYLYKTVVPANPITQLKITAKTIGSLIRGNALAP from the coding sequence TTGACACTACGGGTTGCTGTTATTGGGTCAGGCCCTGCTGGTTCATCTGCCGCAGAAACACTGGCAGCCTCTGGGATTGAAACCTACTTGTTTGAGCGGAAGCTAGACAATGCAAAGCCTTGCGGGGGTGCAATTCCTCTATGTATGGTGAGTGAATTTGACCTACCACCAGAGATTATCGATCGCCGGGTACGGAAGATGAAAATGATTTCGCCTTCCAATCGCGAGGTTGATATCAATCTGGTAAATGAAGAAGAATATATAGGAATGTGCCGCCGGGAAGTGCTGGATGGCTTTTTGCGGGATCGGGCGGCAAAAGTAGGCGCAAATTTAATTAATGCCACTGTTCATAAACTTGATATACCAGGAAACAATACTGACCCCTATACCATTCATTACGTTGACCATACAGAAGGTATATCACAGGGTATTGCCAAAACCCTGAAGGTGGATCTAATCATTGGGGCGGATGGGGCTAATTCTCGTGTTGCCAAAGAAATGGACGCTGGGGATTACAATTATGCGATCGCTTTCCAAGAGCGAATTCGCTTACCCGAAGACAAAATGGCCTACTATAACGACCTCGCCGAAATGTATGTCGGCGATGACGTTTCTACTGACTTCTACGCTTGGGTTTTCCCCAAGTATGACCACGTAGCTGTTGGTACTGGCACAATGCAGGTTAATAAAGCCAGCATCAAACAGTTACAAGCGGGTATCCGCGCCCGTGCTTCCGAGAAACTCGCAGGCGGTAAAATCATCAAAGTAGAAGCGCATCCCATTCCTGAACATCCCCGTCCCCGTCGTGTTGTCGGTCGCATCGCTTTGGTGGGAGATGCTGCTGGTTACGTTACCAAGTCCTCTGGCGAAGGTATTTATTTTGCTGCTAAATCTGGGCGGATGTGTGCCGAAACCATTGTAGAAGCATCTAACAGTGGTAGCCGTATTCCTACAGAAGATGACCTCAAGGTTTACCTGAAGCGTTGGGATAAAAGATACGGACTCACTTACAAGGTGCTGGACATTCTGCAAACTGTGTTCTATCGTTCCAACGCCACCCGCGAAGCGTTTGTGGAAATGTGCGATGACCTCGATGTCCAACGGCTAACATTCGATAGCTATCTGTATAAAACAGTTGTCCCAGCTAATCCCATCACCCAACTGAAAATTACTGCCAAAACCATTGGTAGTCTAATTCGGGGTAATGCCCTTGCACCTTAA